One segment of Methylocella silvestris BL2 DNA contains the following:
- the dapD gene encoding 2,3,4,5-tetrahydropyridine-2,6-dicarboxylate N-succinyltransferase → MTHTALETIIEAAFEDRANINAQTQGDVRKAVDAALHLLDAGKLRVAEKIAGESGPQSWRVHQWLKKAVLLSFRLNDMGEIPGGPGGATWWDKVPSKFAGWGAKEHAAAGFRSVPSCVVRRSAYIAPGVVLMPSFVNLGAYVDQNTMVDTWVTVGSCAQIGKNVHLSGGVGIGGVLEPLQANPTIIEDDCFIGARSEIVEGVIVGEGAVVSMGTFISASTKIIDRATGKIHIGYVPPFSVVVSGNLPGKPLPDGSPGPSLYCAVIVKTVDAQTRAKTAINDLLRD, encoded by the coding sequence ATGACGCATACCGCCCTCGAAACGATCATCGAGGCCGCCTTTGAGGACCGCGCCAATATCAACGCCCAGACTCAGGGCGATGTGCGCAAGGCGGTCGACGCCGCGCTTCATCTGCTCGACGCCGGCAAGCTGCGCGTCGCCGAGAAAATCGCCGGCGAGAGCGGCCCGCAATCCTGGCGCGTGCATCAATGGCTGAAGAAGGCGGTGCTTTTATCCTTCCGCCTCAACGATATGGGCGAAATCCCGGGCGGGCCGGGCGGCGCGACCTGGTGGGACAAGGTCCCCTCCAAATTCGCCGGCTGGGGCGCGAAGGAGCATGCGGCGGCGGGCTTCCGCTCTGTGCCGAGCTGCGTCGTGCGCCGCTCGGCCTATATTGCGCCGGGCGTCGTGTTGATGCCCTCTTTCGTTAATCTCGGCGCCTATGTCGATCAAAATACCATGGTCGACACCTGGGTCACGGTCGGCTCCTGCGCCCAGATCGGCAAGAATGTGCATCTCTCCGGCGGCGTCGGCATCGGCGGCGTGCTGGAGCCGTTGCAGGCCAATCCGACCATCATCGAGGATGATTGCTTCATCGGCGCGCGCTCGGAGATCGTCGAGGGCGTCATCGTCGGCGAGGGCGCGGTGGTCTCGATGGGCACCTTTATTTCCGCCTCGACCAAAATCATCGACCGCGCCACCGGCAAAATCCATATCGGCTATGTGCCGCCCTTTTCCGTGGTGGTCTCCGGTAATCTGCCCGGCAAGCCGCTGCCGGACGGCTCGCCCGGCCCCTCCCTCTATTGCGCCGTGATCGTCAAGACGGTCGACGCGCAGACGCGGGCGAAAACGGCGATCAACGATCTTTTGAGAGATTGA